ACGCTTGCATGCATATATGTCGGCATGATTAATTAGCTTAATTCAGGAGAAGCCGCCAAGTGTTGAATCTCATTATGTCGGCACGGCCGCCACATTCTCTTCATCTGTTCCATTATGGGCAAATGGCAATCATGCACATGCATTATCTGGTTACAAGAGTGCTGCAGTAGTAGTGCTACTTGAAATGAAGTTTTGTCTTTTATTGTGTGTATCAGATCGACCATAGCACGTTAGTTGATGGCTTTGAAGCAACAAATTAAAATGAATGCATAAACTATATCAAGGGTGGCTAAAAATGGAAAATACACGCATTAtcactacacacacacacatattataTAATTTTCCATGCATGGATGCTGGTCAGGTCATGTTAAAGCATGCGCATGTCAATCATTTATTCCATGAATCTAGCTAGATACTGCCTATATAACCAAACCTTTAATATTTGCTAATATCACATTCAGTCTCGTAATTATGAGTTTTATTAAAGGACTCTGAAAATGCACGGTTAACTAATATGTGCGTGGGACAACCCTTTGTCCCCAAACGTTGATCGTCTCCAAATCACAGCCAAATTAAAACAATGGCGCCCACACGCCTAATACGATGGGAAAGAAACCCACCCACAGACAAAGTACGGCTCACGGCCTAACGAAACTACTGTCATCAGGCCCATCAGCACATGAGTCCAAGAATGAACATCTGTCGCAAAATGAAGGCGACAAATCCATACTCACAATCAAGGCAAGAATTATTAATGTTACGACTTGTTTGTCCCACTTCGCATGATTAACCCAAGCCATGTGAGTTTATAAGAGAAAGCTCATCCCCTCTCACTTGTATGAGATCTTTTTTTTGGGATCAAGTATCATTGAATGAGACGGTGtaaagagaaacaaagccgtgcaagattgatgtatccacgggaattgTTAAACCAAAATGAACAATATCATGAATATGAGTAAAATTAGGATTTTCAAAATGGTATCATAGCAATGTCTCGGTCCGGTTGGACGAGCCTCCACCGACCTGTCCACTTATTGGGTCTGATATAACCCAACCCACTAGTGCGAGGAAGTGTTACGACTTGTTTGTCCCGCTAATCCAAGTGATGTGTGCTTATAAGAGAAAATTCATCCCCTCACTTGTATGAGGCATTATCTCTAAactcaagtaccattaagtgaaaTGATTCGAAGAGGAATAAAGTCGTGCGGATATGATATATCTACAAAAACCGACGATAATAATACCTTGTGAGTATGATTGAGATTTTCAACCCAAGAAGTTGATTCCAAtagtaagggcaaatgcaatggtgaagtggtattgggccaacaaagatattgtcttttgctgatgtggctgtattgtaaaatgtgttttgcttatgtggctgtattgggataagtgttttgctgatgtggatgtattgatatttgatgttttgatgtagttttgttgtggataatatggaggaatggaatgttgttgggtttggtggaaagagaaagtgtgtgggaagaaaaagtctatagaaatttatgttttgctgatgtggctgtattagaattcgtgtttgacttgactttttgtgtaatagaggtgggaccgggtcaacaaaaatgttggcccaacaaattaaTTCcgattgcatttgccctaacctTTTAACCGTGCCCCACCAAAAAAAGAAGGCCCACTCCAGACATGCCATTAGCCCAATAACAATAACCCACCACTTCAACTAAACAACCATCCATCATCCTCATCCATTTCACCCGTTTCATGTTCATTAAATTTAATATGGATAGAGAGGACAGTTGGAGAAATTAAAGCGCAACCATGAAATGAGTTTCTTTGTTGTTGCTTTTTTTCTGAATTTGGCTGGTTCCTGTGAATTAAAGCAACCATAACAAGTCGGCAGCGGTGGTTGCAATTGCTGCTCGAGCGTTATGAACAATAATTAATGGTAGTTAAAGATAGAGGTGGCATATATAGTTTTACGTGGGCCCTCTATATGGTAGCTTTAGATTATAATAAGCTTGGTTGCTTATATTCAATCACGAATCTAGTTAGAGATCCTATCAAAAATGACTGCTTAcgcaaataaacaaatattatcCGCTCTGAGTTTATCGGTTCACTGTTGATACCAGTACTTGAATCGAGAAAAAAagtttttgttgattgagaaatgtttggatttttcttataaatcacatcgttTTTAATGTTCTCAAAAGGATTATAAATCTAAAAGAACCAAAGTTGGTGCTTGATTTATGGACCTTAATTATAATCATTAACGTTAATTGATCTTGGTATTAAAAGCTAGATTTGCAACTTTAATTTTACTATCAATTCAtaactaaaaatcaaaatcattcaGTTATATGCATTAGAGATCAGTGAATCAAAACACTTTACGTAGGAAATCAATTACGGCTTTTTCGGGTAATAATTAATAAAGCGCACATTTTACCTACAATATGGAAACCCGTCCTGAATGGGGGAATCCAAAGCTGGTAATTCGATCCCTCAAACACAGCAGTAATTTATTACCCGATCGCACCAAGCaaaaaaatatttcttcttCCAGTACCCAATCAAATCattttgtaatatatttttcgtttcttttttttattattttaaagtcCTGATCTTTTTATAAAGTGGGGTAGAAAAATTAGTCTTCGTTGAATGGAAGCACCAATGTTTAAGTGACACTTGTGCCGTGTAAAAGTACACTGAAAACCAAAAAGTATACTAATACCCCCTCAAAATGCACGTGTGTAAAAGAAACTCCACAATTGGCACTAGCTGTCTACCTGGACTGACTCACCAGTCACCACATATCTTATTGCCTGTACTCTGCACATACATAATTTTCTGAAACcagaaaatataattatattgtgTAATAAAAGGTGTCCCAATTAACTCAATTCGTTCACGGCGCCGAAACCAATTCCTCTCAATCAAATCCCAATCGTTATATATAGAGGATCGATCATAACCcacatacacaaacacacagtcTCTCTAAAATCTCACAACAATTAATGTTCACGTTGCCCATCATGAGTTGTTTAGAGAGTGGTTGGCCTGAGCCAGTGGTTCGAGTCCAGTCCTTGGCAGAGGGTGGCATAACTGCAATCCCTGAACGCTACGTCAAGCCTGCCACTGACAGACCAACACTGATCAACCACAATGACGACCACCACAACGACAATATTCCTGTCATTGATCTCCAACACGTGTATTCCAACGATAAGATACTGAGAGAGAAGACACTGAAATGCATATCTGACGCGTGCCGCGACTGGGGATTCTTTCAGGTGGTGAATCATGGAGTGAGCCATGAGTTGATGAGTCGCACGCGCGAGGTTTGGCGTCAGTTTTTCTATTTGCCGCCTGAGGTGAAGCAAGAGTACGCAAACAGTCCTAAAACGTACGAAGGGTATGGGAGTCGATTGGGTGTAGAGAAGGGAGCGATTCTTGATTGGAGCGACTATTTCTTTCTAAATTTCTTGCCTCTTCATATGAGAAACCGGAACAAGTGGCCTGCTCTGCCGACTTCTTGTAGGTAAGCATTATCTAATTGGGTTTTTAATTTGCATGAGAGAGGCAGTGTATGATTACAGTTATAATAGGGATCCCATCCACTTGTACCTCAATTATATTAGCTATTGAATTGTACACAAatgattttatgtgcatcatgtgtgATCTGAGaaacccacgaattcacttgaatcttgtaCGTTCAATTTAGCATATGAGATAACTGAAATACTAATTGTTGTGATCTTTATCATTCTCCTTCGGATGATTAACTTGCCTCACTTTCTACCTCTACTGTGCACATTAAGTgactgtttggcacagcggtgCTCAAAGCATATTTGCTACCTTTCCCGCTTTACGGAACCGTTGGCTTATGTTCAGTGGATTCATTGACACTTTAGGCGGTAAAACCtttgtttttttagttttttatttttatttttttgggttcaaaaaataataatgaggcctgactttgttttttttttgaaaaaaagtaaTATGGACCCATAATAAATACtggttttataatatttattattaaaatattttttacttaACATTTCTTGATctcatattcataaaaaaatttaaatttttttaatgttttaaatatttatatattattcttAAAATCActcttaataaaattatatttattattagattaaatttaatataaaaatcataaactattttttattcaacaatttttaaaattattttttataaaaatcataaaattttaatataaaaataaaaaatctaatattataatactttattttaacagattttccgctagcgtcaacattttacttcaccaaacacctcacagaatatttcacagctttaaacttagttttttttttcataatttttccgttagcattgaaaatcaatatttcCGCTCTATCAAATGGAGCATAAATGTTTTTCAACATTTGGACGGTTTtggttcaaattgcatgaaagttTCGACAAGAAAAGATGTTTCTAGCTACCTTGAAATTCAATCTTCTTGATTGTCGTTCACTTAGACAAAGTACGATCAATGATTTATGCGCACTTCACGTAATCAGGAAATAATTGTAAAATCAATCTTGGTAGCTTGACTTGAAAGTCCATTAAGACGcacgttttgttaacaaaagaatTAGGTCATTGTCTGGtagtttgaaaaccaaaaaaaaaagaagactaaTGCCAATCCATCCTGGCATTTTATGCATGAAAAACATGTCACAAATGGTCAATATATACGCGTATAAAAGGCCTTTGAAGTTTCTACGAAAGTCTCCTTAATTATGGATGCCATGTTGCATTTGAGGCTTTTATCAATTATCACTCACAATGCTTATTGCGTGTTAGTTAACAACTCAGCATACACGTTCCGGATAAAATGTAAACCTTATCCTCGCATAATTTCTAGACTATTCTCTCGTTGAATCGGTTTATTAAACAGTGTTGGGATTTATGGGAGAGTAACTGAAATATTTTCATACGCAGGGATTTGGTAGCTGACTATGGAAATGAAGTGGTTAAACTATGTGGGAGGCTAATGAAAATACTATCCTTAAACCTTGGACTGGGAGAAGATCAACTTCAAAGTGCTATTGGTGGTGAAAACATTGGGGCATGCATGAGGGCTAATTTCTACCCAAAATGTCCACAACCAGACCTTACCCTTGGTCTCTCTTCTCACTCTGACCCTGGCGGCATGACAATTCTTTTGCCGGACGAAAACATCGCCGGTCTACAAGTCCGTCGAGTCGATGATTCTTGGGTTACTGTTAAGACTGTTCCTAATGCTTTCATTGTCAACATTGGAGACCAAATTCAGGTTTAACTTCCATCATAATCTCCATCTTTGGATCACAATTTAATTCCTTTTCCGGTTGGTTTATCGTAATGACTTTGAATCAATAGGCAACTCCCTTATTAGTAACAAATAAGCTTTAATTGGGGCCCAACTGTTCTGTGTATATATTGGACTATAAATttttcggttaccaaaaaaactcCCTTATAAGTATCAAGGTCTTAGCCATTATAGTTTGGTATTATACAGCTTGAATTGGAATACTTCAACTAAAATGTGATCTATCTTTTGACTCATTAACCTTTTTGTGCCGTGTTTAGGTACTAAGCAACGCAATTTACAAGAGTGTGGAACATCGTGTTATTGTGAATTCAAATAAAGAGCGTGTCTCTCTGGCGTTCTTCTACAACCCTAGGAGCGATATACCCATGGAACCCATGAAGAATTTTGTAACGGAAGACCGGCCTGCGCTATATCCACCGATGACTTATGATCAGTACAGACTTTACATTAGGTTAAAAGGTCCTTGTGGCAAGAAACAAGTTGAATCACTCAAGTCCTCAAGATAGTTTCCACGGTATAGCTAGCTAGCTTGGCTATATCCAATAAGCACATTTTGCATTCTTCACGATGTAATGATGATTCTTCATGTTTAGCTTTAGCAGGCAAAAAGTTGAAGAATTTTCTTCTTCAGCATTTGCCGGTCAAAGAAATTGCCTATCTATGTCAATTCAGGAAATTAATAACAATCAAGACAAAGCGATTCTTGTGGGAACCCAAACATGCCTTTTTTCTCCACTAGTTAAGTTCACATGTGAAGTTGTGATTGTTTGCTTGGGTTTCTTCAAGAATCAAATTGAACCAAAATATTCACGTGTTGATACTTTTCACCAATTCCAttactatatatgtgtgtgcgcgCGCGTGTTGATTGTATTTGCGGTCCATGTCAACTTTCACTCACAAATAGGCCCATAACCCTATGGCTATGGGAGTTCTTTTTCAATATAGTCGGTACGAATCACTAGCGATCGAGTGGTCCTTTTGACCATAATAATCTATTTTGTTGTTTGTAGAAGTTGAATTCAATGGAAACTGTGATTGCACCACCAATAAAAACTAAACATTTCATGATTTACCAAACTACTACGCGTGATTCATGGGCAACTTAGATTTATGTCACGTGGGTGTTAATTATATCCCCGTTGCtacatatattcatatatagcATTCTCCACCTTCCATATTAACATGTatggtggatatatatatattgtggatgagaaaaataaacaatgtcTTGCCAACTGCACGTATTACATGAACAAAGTCTACGCAACAGCTTCCTTGAAACCGTACTAAGAATAAAAGCTGAGAGAGGATCATAACTCTCAGCTCCCAGGATATATCTTACAACTCTCAAGCTAACATCCAAGGACAACAGGAGATTATAATCAACATGTTTGATTCTAACACAAAACCTCAAGAATGATGATATCAACCGTCAAGGAAAGATTTTATCTCCTCACTTGTTAACCACTATATAAAGGAGGCTGAGGCTGAGGCTGAGTCAAGGTACGTTACACATATTCTCTGATTCACGCACTGCAATTTCCAATAACCAAGATTATTAGAATTTCTTAAGTTTGACACTAATTTGAACGTAAGAGTGTCCCAGGCCACAAAAGACCTTCCTCTACCTTTGTTCTTGCAAGATTCACAGAGGCTTGTCGCTGCATCAGTCATCTCAGCAACTGATGTGTGGATCTTTCATTTTTTGCATCCACGCATGAGCGCGCGTGCGCGCGCAcacacagacatatatatattacatggtgaagatttttttttttgataagcattacATGGTTAAGATTAGGTCTACGTAGGTTGTAGACTATTGTAATAGAATAGTATTACCTAAAGACTTAATTAACAAGATGTAAATTTCGTTTGTTAAAGCTTAAAGCAGCATAAATCGATGACTTGAAAACTTaaaattaaggagaagcctacAATGAGTGAACACGTTTATTTGAAGCATTGACCAAAACGAAGAGGGTGTGGTGGCCCAGACAAGATTGTCATGCCCGCGTGAATTAAATATCTCGTGAATGTGAATGAGTTGACAGTTGTGACACCGCCATCCGTGTCTGAGTCTGACTCACCGTATGGCCCGGTGCATTTTAAGGCCCAAAATTTTGTGTGTGAGTCTTCAGTCTTGACTAGTATTATGGGTCGGCAAATTCGGCATATTTTTAAGGCCCAAAATTATTTGTGGGCTTTCTttttataatgaaaaaaaaacaaaaatctaaCTCGGCCCATTATGGCCCATAAAGGCAGTCGTGCCACAAATAAAAAGATGTTTACCGCATTAAGAAGTGACCATGAAAACAATCAAATACATCTTACAATATGGcagtctttctttctttcttattctTCAGAATCACATTCTTTGAAGCAAAGCTAGAAAAAGCTAGGCACTAAAGGCGAAGGGCAGGATGCAATATTACTCCAAGGAAAGCTGATACCTTCATGAGCACCATATGAAACTTCTGACACTTTAAACAATGGAGTACTGGAAACATCATTGTATTGGGTCATCTTCATCCTCTTGAGAGCTTGAAATTCTTCGGATTGTATTTGATTTACGTCACCATCCGAATCGGATTCAAATTCTTTAGCATTAGACTCTGACTCCTCTAGTGGAGGCAATGATGCTGAAGATGATGAGGAAGGCTTGTAATTGAATTTTGCAGTAATCGCTGCCCTGTTTCGATGATCGTCTGCAATTCTGTCGAAAAATCTTGATTGGGATTCCATTTTAAGCTTCAAGCTTCTTTGAACCTTCAATATATTACATGCATCAAGCATACTAAATTAATTTATGATAATATATACGTAAAATTATTGGCTAGCTACCTCAGTTTGATCATCCAGTTTGCACAGTTCTTCCATGTGCATTCGTAAAGCTTCATTCAGTTGAGCCAAGCTACCAGAATTTTGTGAAAATTAATAATGAGTTAGTAAAGAAAAAGTCATCAAGTAATTCTAGGAGATCCGGTATGACTTACGACGTTGTGCCAAAATTTGGGAATAATTCAGAGAGATTTTTCCTCTCAGACTTGCCTCCTGACCAgaaacaaatataaatttttaagaTTTTTGATCTTGGTCTGATTAAGAAACGATTAGATACTGAAACGAATATGCTCTGAACTTACTGTTGGTCGACTCTGGAATAAATTTTGAGATCCTATATTTCTGAAGAGCAAGTAGATAAACAACTAGATTGTAAGATCAtggaataattaaaaaaaacaaaaagaaaacagagacaGAGAACCAGAGAGGCAGAGGAGGTGCCTGTAAGTGGCTTTTAACATGATAGATGGTGAGTCCAGAAACACCCATAGCCTTCAATATGCCCTTCGGTGTTGCCCCTATCAAGAACATGCAAATTAAccttaacaaaataaaaataca
The window above is part of the Tripterygium wilfordii isolate XIE 37 chromosome 3, ASM1340144v1, whole genome shotgun sequence genome. Proteins encoded here:
- the LOC119995467 gene encoding probable 2-oxoglutarate-dependent dioxygenase At5g05600, with product MFTLPIMSCLESGWPEPVVRVQSLAEGGITAIPERYVKPATDRPTLINHNDDHHNDNIPVIDLQHVYSNDKILREKTLKCISDACRDWGFFQVVNHGVSHELMSRTREVWRQFFYLPPEVKQEYANSPKTYEGYGSRLGVEKGAILDWSDYFFLNFLPLHMRNRNKWPALPTSCRDLVADYGNEVVKLCGRLMKILSLNLGLGEDQLQSAIGGENIGACMRANFYPKCPQPDLTLGLSSHSDPGGMTILLPDENIAGLQVRRVDDSWVTVKTVPNAFIVNIGDQIQVLSNAIYKSVEHRVIVNSNKERVSLAFFYNPRSDIPMEPMKNFVTEDRPALYPPMTYDQYRLYIRLKGPCGKKQVESLKSSR
- the LOC119995398 gene encoding myb family transcription factor PHL7-like, yielding MVSNRSDGSGKDRLRWTQELHDLFEVAVNKLGGPDRATPKGILKAMGVSGLTIYHVKSHLQKYRISKFIPESTNRGKSERKNLSELFPNFGTTSLAQLNEALRMHMEELCKLDDQTEVQRSLKLKMESQSRFFDRIADDHRNRAAITAKFNYKPSSSSSASLPPLEESESNAKEFESDSDGDVNQIQSEEFQALKRMKMTQYNDVSSTPLFKVSEVSYGAHEGISFPWSNIASCPSPLVPSFF